Proteins encoded in a region of the Inquilinus sp. KBS0705 genome:
- a CDS encoding PQQ-binding-like beta-propeller repeat protein, whose amino-acid sequence MSFLLIVGLMLSCNSNNNKLGSDYKGWTNYAGTKDGARYSESEVITLANVNKLKVAWTYSSNDKDADNRTQNQCNPIMVKGVLYGTTPTLKLFALNAVTGKQQWLFDPATVDTSVKHDPYAFYKINRGVVYWEDGDQKRIFYNVGNKVYGINADNGQPAIQFGNKGHIDMTENVGRMVHSFVASTTPGIIYRDVLIMGVRVAESQDAAPAPIRAYDVHTGKLRWSFNTIPHPGEKGYDTWEDKNAWKSLGGANNWSGMSVDEKRGIVYVPTGSVGGDFYGGYRKGKNLYANSLIALDAATGKYIWHFQFVHHDLWDRDLPANPNLVTIKHNGKTIDAVAQITKHGYIFMFDRETGEPIFPIKETPVPTTGLPGEQPWPTQPIPTLPEPFARQKFGPEDVTDISPEVHKAMMEKYLKVKNRVMFSPPSKEGGWIFPGFDGGGEWGGAAVDQQTKILYINSSELPWAQVMIDVPKNDNKDHTLAGAGHVFYNKYCISCHGIDQKGNDSTIPGLTDLNKKYNETQVQTIINNGRNMMPAFKGIADEEKKAIVAFLLKTPEKEATGPVRTTKPLPAKAQGGLPDPPYTMVGYDRFLDKDGYPGIKPPWGTLNAVNLETGKLLWKVPLGEYAELTKKGIPVTGTETYGGPLVTKGGLVFIAATKDEKIRAFDKSTGKVVWEAKLPAAGYATPACYEIDGKQFIVISCGGGKIGSKSDDTYVAFSL is encoded by the coding sequence ATGTCGTTTTTACTGATTGTTGGGTTGATGCTATCCTGTAATAGCAACAATAATAAATTAGGATCTGATTATAAAGGCTGGACGAATTATGCCGGTACTAAAGATGGTGCAAGATATTCCGAAAGTGAGGTTATTACTTTAGCTAATGTTAATAAACTAAAAGTTGCCTGGACATATAGTTCCAACGATAAAGACGCCGACAACAGGACCCAAAACCAGTGTAACCCCATAATGGTAAAAGGGGTTTTATATGGTACTACACCCACACTTAAATTGTTTGCCTTAAATGCCGTAACAGGTAAACAGCAATGGTTATTTGACCCCGCAACGGTAGATACCAGTGTTAAACACGACCCATACGCTTTTTACAAAATTAACAGGGGGGTAGTTTATTGGGAGGATGGCGACCAAAAACGTATTTTTTATAATGTTGGAAACAAAGTTTACGGCATAAATGCTGACAACGGCCAACCCGCCATTCAGTTTGGTAACAAGGGGCATATAGATATGACCGAGAATGTTGGCAGGATGGTCCATTCGTTTGTGGCATCAACAACGCCCGGCATAATTTACCGCGATGTATTGATTATGGGTGTTAGGGTTGCCGAAAGCCAGGATGCAGCCCCCGCACCGATACGGGCATACGATGTACACACCGGTAAGTTGCGTTGGAGCTTTAATACCATACCACATCCCGGCGAAAAGGGTTATGATACCTGGGAAGACAAAAACGCCTGGAAAAGCCTTGGAGGCGCCAATAACTGGAGCGGTATGTCGGTAGATGAAAAACGTGGGATAGTATATGTGCCTACCGGGTCGGTTGGTGGCGATTTTTATGGCGGTTATCGTAAAGGCAAAAACCTTTATGCCAACTCCTTAATTGCCTTAGATGCAGCAACCGGCAAATATATATGGCATTTCCAATTTGTACACCACGACCTTTGGGATAGGGACCTGCCGGCAAACCCAAACCTGGTTACGATAAAACACAATGGCAAAACCATCGATGCGGTGGCGCAAATAACCAAACATGGTTACATCTTTATGTTTGACCGTGAAACCGGCGAACCGATATTCCCGATAAAGGAAACACCTGTGCCAACAACAGGCCTTCCAGGCGAGCAACCCTGGCCAACACAACCTATCCCTACGTTGCCCGAGCCCTTTGCGCGTCAAAAATTCGGCCCTGAGGATGTAACGGACATTTCGCCCGAAGTACATAAGGCGATGATGGAGAAGTACCTGAAGGTAAAAAATAGGGTGATGTTTAGTCCGCCAAGTAAAGAGGGTGGGTGGATATTCCCCGGCTTTGATGGGGGAGGCGAATGGGGCGGTGCCGCTGTAGACCAGCAAACCAAAATACTTTACATAAACAGCAGCGAACTACCATGGGCACAGGTGATGATAGATGTGCCGAAGAATGATAATAAAGATCATACGCTTGCAGGCGCAGGGCACGTTTTTTATAACAAATATTGTATATCCTGCCATGGGATAGATCAAAAGGGAAATGACTCAACTATCCCCGGATTAACGGATCTGAACAAAAAATACAACGAAACGCAGGTGCAAACAATTATAAATAACGGCCGTAATATGATGCCGGCCTTTAAAGGTATAGCCGACGAAGAGAAAAAGGCCATTGTAGCGTTTTTATTGAAAACACCCGAAAAAGAAGCTACAGGGCCTGTACGAACCACTAAGCCTTTACCAGCCAAAGCCCAGGGCGGCCTGCCCGACCCGCCATACACTATGGTAGGGTACGATAGGTTTTTAGATAAGGATGGCTACCCGGGAATTAAACCGCCATGGGGTACCTTAAATGCGGTGAACCTTGAAACCGGAAAGCTTTTATGGAAGGTGCCTTTAGGCGAATATGCTGAATTGACCAAAAAGGGAATACCGGTAACCGGTACAGAAACCTATGGAGGCCCTTTAGTAACAAAAGGCGGCCTGGTTTTTATAGCTGCAACCAAAGACGAAAAGATACGCGCCTTTGATAAAAGCACCGGCAAAGTAGTTTGGGAAGCCAAATTGCCAGCCGCCGGTTATGCAACACCTGCATGTTACGAAATAGATGGGAAACAATTTATAGTGATAAGCTGTGGTGGTGGCAAAATAGGCAGCAAGTCTGACGATACTTATGTAGCGTTTTCTTTATAG
- a CDS encoding pyridoxal phosphate-dependent aminotransferase family protein has product MQARLNARKLAGNYRELKAESGLVDFCSNDYLGFARSAALKSAIAHELESHPQHLTGATGSRLLSGNSAYAEDLETNVAAYHNAEAGLLFNSGYDANLGLLSSLPQKGDTILCDELIHASLIDGARLSHATRLKFKHNNLSSLEAKLTLAKGTCYVVVESVYSMDGDTPPLAAILQLTQRYNALLIVDEAHAVGIYPKGLAVHLGLEQHIFARVVTFGKALGSHGAVVLGSALLKNYLVNFARSFIYSTAAPFHQLAAIKSTYALLYRSAEEITKLKSNIGLFKHTLTPANGYSLLPSDTPIQCILFNSNAAASTAALHLQQTGFDVRAILSPTVASGTERIRICLHSFNTAIEISQLCQLLNAYFAGNPIHPAIK; this is encoded by the coding sequence ATGCAAGCCAGGTTAAACGCAAGAAAGCTTGCCGGCAATTACCGCGAATTGAAAGCGGAGAGCGGACTGGTAGACTTTTGCTCGAACGACTACCTTGGTTTCGCCAGGTCGGCAGCGTTGAAAAGCGCTATTGCCCATGAATTGGAAAGCCACCCCCAACACCTTACAGGGGCAACAGGATCGCGGCTGCTATCGGGCAATTCGGCTTATGCCGAAGATTTGGAAACGAATGTGGCGGCTTACCATAACGCTGAAGCAGGTTTGTTGTTTAATTCGGGGTACGATGCTAACCTTGGGCTGTTATCAAGCTTACCACAAAAAGGAGATACTATATTATGCGACGAGCTGATACATGCATCTTTAATAGATGGTGCGCGTTTAAGCCACGCCACCCGTTTAAAATTTAAACATAACAATCTTAGCAGCCTTGAGGCTAAACTTACGCTGGCTAAAGGCACTTGTTATGTCGTCGTAGAGAGCGTTTATTCGATGGACGGCGATACACCACCATTAGCAGCTATTTTGCAGCTTACACAGCGCTATAACGCCCTATTAATAGTAGATGAAGCCCATGCGGTAGGCATTTATCCCAAAGGCCTGGCGGTACACCTTGGTTTAGAGCAGCATATTTTTGCCCGGGTAGTTACCTTTGGCAAAGCGCTTGGCTCGCACGGGGCGGTAGTGCTTGGCAGCGCGTTACTCAAAAATTACCTGGTAAATTTTGCACGCTCTTTTATTTACAGTACTGCGGCACCCTTTCATCAATTAGCGGCCATAAAGAGCACATATGCACTTTTGTATAGATCGGCTGAAGAAATAACTAAGCTAAAAAGCAACATCGGGTTATTTAAACACACCCTAACACCGGCAAACGGTTACTCGCTTTTACCAAGCGATACGCCGATACAATGTATATTGTTTAATAGCAATGCCGCCGCAAGCACAGCAGCATTACACCTGCAACAAACAGGCTTTGATGTGAGGGCTATTTTAAGCCCCACAGTAGCCTCCGGGACAGAGCGGATAAGGATTTGTCTGCACTCGTTTAACACGGCCATTGAAATAAGCCAATTATGCCAGCTGCTGAATGCCTATTTCGCCGGCAACCCTATTCACCCAGCTATCAAATAA
- a CDS encoding PAS domain S-box protein, translating to MAQFFAYPQASVLLNVLASSNEATAVYSGDQIIIEYANQAMLDFWGKDTSIIGQELEAGVPELKGQPFKAMLQRVLRTGITNEGIMPAETRINGVLQTRYYAYSYRAVNSQDGKSTYVLHTATDVTSRLEGERAILEVQKKDTALNREQQLNKELASVNEELSQTQEELAAFNIELEHKIRLRTADLAESELALQMLNEELSSINEELSATNEELLESQARLQQLVTDLALSERMVRSIVASAPFPIGVYVGREMRIELANQSILDVWGKGNDVIGQTYHDVLPELKGSGIYEQLDHVYTTGKPFHARSQRVDLVVDDRLQPFYFNYSFTPLYDEDGQIYGVMNTAAEVTDMVTARLKIEQSERNLQNIILQSPVAMCIMLGPEHVISVANPLMIALWGKPEPQVMNKPIFKALPDARGQGLEQVLSNVYHKGETFRANEMPVNLLRNNVQETVYQNFVYEPYRDADGVVQGVIAITIDVTEQVIARMRTEENEKRFMFLLNAMPQQVWTATADGSLNYVNDVVVSDFGQTPEAVVGQGWQAFIYPDDLPGALAKWQRSLQSKREYLAEFRLRFTDGNYYWHLARALPLIEDGKVTFWLGTNTNIHQQKTNENKKDEFISIASHELKTPLTTIKAFFQLSKREADIQSKLRPFVDKADRQLDRLGRLIEDLLDVSKINAGKMIYNKEDFNFDQLLADTVESIQQTTNTHRIELQTHCRITYRGDQHRIEQVLINLLNNAIKYSPDADKVVLRCELENQNLIISVQDFGIGIPEEHLKGLFDRFYRVDNSSARFQGLGLGLFISNEIVKRHGGSLWIESQPDKGSTFYFLLPLSGKLEFNDVATDLNTYYEGSYIKMNYVPEGHYMDVDWLGYQNYDSVVKGCEIMLDLMKKNNCHWVLNDNTHVKGNWSEASDWGADVWFPAMAEAGLKKFAWIYSPSTFSRIAANKSLPSEYDAVQVAFFDDKALALAWLKG from the coding sequence ATGGCGCAGTTTTTTGCTTATCCTCAAGCCTCTGTTTTATTAAATGTACTCGCATCGTCAAATGAGGCAACCGCCGTTTATAGCGGCGACCAAATAATTATCGAATACGCCAACCAGGCAATGCTGGATTTTTGGGGTAAAGATACCAGCATAATAGGGCAGGAGCTTGAAGCAGGCGTACCTGAACTTAAAGGCCAGCCATTTAAGGCCATGTTGCAAAGGGTGTTGCGTACAGGCATTACTAATGAAGGTATCATGCCTGCAGAAACCCGCATTAATGGGGTTTTGCAAACCCGCTATTATGCGTATAGCTATCGTGCGGTCAACTCACAGGATGGCAAATCTACATATGTGCTGCATACCGCTACCGATGTTACATCGCGATTGGAAGGTGAGCGAGCCATACTTGAAGTGCAGAAAAAAGATACAGCCCTAAACCGCGAACAACAATTGAATAAGGAACTGGCATCTGTAAATGAAGAACTTAGTCAAACCCAGGAGGAACTCGCAGCTTTTAATATTGAATTAGAGCACAAGATAAGGCTAAGAACAGCAGACCTGGCCGAAAGCGAATTGGCTTTACAGATGCTGAACGAAGAGCTTTCGTCTATCAATGAGGAATTGTCGGCGACAAACGAAGAGTTGCTGGAAAGCCAGGCACGCTTGCAGCAGTTAGTAACCGACCTTGCCCTAAGCGAACGTATGGTGCGCAGCATAGTAGCCAGCGCGCCTTTTCCCATCGGGGTATATGTAGGCCGCGAAATGCGTATCGAACTTGCCAACCAATCTATTTTAGATGTATGGGGGAAGGGCAATGATGTAATTGGCCAAACCTATCACGATGTACTGCCTGAATTGAAAGGCAGTGGAATTTATGAGCAATTAGACCATGTGTACACCACAGGCAAACCCTTTCATGCGCGCAGCCAACGGGTAGACCTTGTGGTTGACGACCGGCTGCAACCCTTTTACTTTAACTATAGCTTTACGCCTTTATACGACGAGGATGGGCAGATATATGGAGTAATGAACACCGCTGCTGAAGTTACCGATATGGTAACAGCCAGGCTCAAGATAGAGCAAAGCGAACGCAATCTGCAGAATATTATCCTGCAATCTCCCGTGGCTATGTGTATTATGCTTGGCCCCGAACATGTCATCAGTGTAGCAAACCCACTAATGATAGCACTTTGGGGCAAACCTGAGCCACAAGTGATGAACAAGCCCATTTTTAAAGCGCTGCCTGATGCCCGCGGGCAAGGGCTGGAACAGGTGCTTAGCAATGTTTATCATAAAGGCGAAACCTTTCGCGCCAATGAAATGCCGGTAAACCTGTTACGTAACAACGTGCAGGAAACTGTTTACCAAAACTTTGTATATGAGCCTTACAGGGATGCCGATGGTGTTGTGCAGGGCGTTATAGCCATTACCATTGATGTAACCGAGCAGGTGATAGCACGAATGCGCACGGAAGAAAATGAAAAGCGCTTTATGTTTTTACTGAATGCCATGCCGCAACAGGTTTGGACGGCAACAGCTGATGGCTCACTCAATTATGTAAACGATGTAGTAGTTTCAGACTTTGGGCAAACGCCCGAGGCTGTAGTTGGCCAGGGTTGGCAGGCTTTTATTTACCCTGACGACTTGCCCGGTGCTTTAGCAAAATGGCAACGATCCTTACAAAGCAAGCGCGAATACCTTGCCGAATTTAGATTGAGATTCACCGACGGTAATTATTATTGGCACCTGGCACGGGCCTTACCACTCATAGAGGATGGTAAGGTAACTTTCTGGCTCGGAACAAACACCAATATCCATCAGCAAAAAACAAATGAGAATAAGAAGGACGAGTTTATTAGCATTGCCAGCCACGAGCTAAAAACCCCTCTTACCACTATCAAGGCATTTTTCCAGTTAAGCAAGAGGGAAGCAGATATACAGTCGAAACTGCGGCCATTTGTAGATAAAGCCGATAGGCAACTGGATAGGTTGGGACGACTGATAGAGGACCTGCTTGATGTATCAAAGATAAACGCGGGTAAGATGATCTATAATAAAGAAGATTTTAATTTTGATCAATTACTTGCCGATACTGTAGAAAGCATCCAGCAAACTACCAATACGCACCGTATCGAACTGCAAACACATTGCCGTATTACCTATCGCGGCGATCAGCACCGTATCGAGCAGGTGCTCATCAACCTGTTAAATAATGCAATCAAATACTCGCCTGATGCTGATAAGGTTGTTTTGCGCTGTGAACTGGAAAATCAAAATTTGATCATTTCTGTGCAGGATTTTGGGATAGGTATTCCCGAAGAACATTTAAAAGGCTTGTTCGACCGTTTTTACCGTGTAGACAATTCTTCGGCCCGGTTTCAGGGCTTAGGTTTGGGGCTTTTTATATCAAACGAGATAGTTAAACGCCATGGCGGCAGTTTATGGATAGAGAGCCAACCTGATAAAGGATCAACCTTTTATTTTCTGCTACCCCTTAGTGGTAAACTGGAATTTAATGACGTAGCAACCGACCTGAATACTTACTACGAAGGTAGTTATATCAAGATGAATTATGTACCCGAAGGCCACTATATGGATGTAGACTGGCTTGGCTATCAAAACTACGATTCGGTAGTGAAGGGATGCGAAATTATGCTGGACCTAATGAAAAAAAACAATTGCCATTGGGTATTGAATGATAATACCCATGTTAAGGGCAATTGGTCGGAAGCCTCTGACTGGGGAGCCGATGTGTGGTTCCCGGCTATGGCTGAAGCCGGCCTTAAAAAATTCGCCTGGATCTATTCGCCAAGCACGTTTAGCCGCATTGCTGCCAATAAAAGTCTGCCATCAGAATACGACGCTGTACAGGTTGCTTTTTTCGACGATAAAGCGCTGGCCTTAGCATGGTTAAAGGGATAA